Proteins from a genomic interval of Candidatus Deferrimicrobium borealis:
- a CDS encoding branched-chain amino acid ABC transporter permease, which yields MYALIALGYTMVYGIVRLINFAHGDVFMVGAFLAFYAIERFHLPLPAVFALAAGGSAVLAVVIERMAYRPLRNAPKIAALITAIGVSLFLEYFTALHQVFGPNYYAFPRPFQVVTLEVGGITVTNIQGIILLATLVSLGALQYVVYRTKVGRGMRAVSQDFVTAGLMGVDVNAVISFTFGLGAALAGVGGVLYGIAYPQINTFMGVMPGLKAFTAAVLGGIGSIPGAVLGALIMGQSETMTTAYLSSTYRDGIAFVLLIAVLLWKPTGILGKARTEKV from the coding sequence GTGTACGCCCTGATCGCCCTGGGGTACACGATGGTCTACGGCATCGTGCGCCTCATCAACTTCGCCCACGGCGACGTCTTCATGGTCGGGGCGTTCCTGGCGTTCTACGCCATCGAGAGGTTTCATCTGCCCCTTCCCGCCGTGTTCGCGCTCGCCGCGGGGGGATCCGCCGTACTCGCGGTCGTCATCGAGCGGATGGCGTACCGGCCGCTGCGAAACGCCCCGAAGATCGCGGCGCTGATCACCGCCATCGGCGTCTCCCTGTTCCTGGAATATTTCACCGCGCTCCACCAGGTCTTCGGACCGAACTACTACGCCTTCCCGCGTCCGTTCCAGGTGGTGACCCTGGAAGTCGGCGGGATCACGGTCACCAACATCCAGGGGATCATCCTCCTCGCCACCCTCGTCTCCCTGGGGGCGCTGCAATACGTCGTGTACCGGACGAAGGTCGGGCGGGGGATGCGCGCCGTCTCCCAGGATTTCGTCACCGCGGGATTGATGGGGGTCGACGTCAACGCCGTGATCTCCTTCACCTTCGGCCTCGGGGCCGCGCTCGCGGGGGTGGGGGGAGTGCTCTACGGGATCGCCTACCCGCAGATCAACACCTTCATGGGGGTGATGCCCGGGCTGAAGGCGTTCACCGCCGCCGTCCTCGGCGGCATCGGGTCCATCCCGGGGGCGGTCCTCGGGGCCCTGATCATGGGGCAATCGGAGACGATGACCACGGCGTACCTGTCCTCGACCTACCGCGACGGGATCGCCTTCGTCCTCCTCATCGCCGTGCTGCTGTGGAAGCCCACCGGGATCCTGGGGAAGGCCCGGACGGAGAAGGTGTGA
- a CDS encoding branched-chain amino acid ABC transporter permease: MTFLKNIAKAVLPFAVLSGLLLFLSDREILNPYWVQIFQHACVVAISALGLNLIYGFTGLFSLGHAAFYGVGAYTAALLTKLYVGAYGDEALLATGAAFLGSLLAGGAAAALLACLVGLPTLRLTSDYLGIATLGFGVIMKVLFDNADSLLPQLGGARGMTGIARLTGIPWAVAGLVAAILVIRNLVHSTYGRALVAIREDEVAAAAMGVDTFRYKVIGFTAGCAFAGVAGGLYAHLYTFLHPSTFDFLKSFDVLMIVVLGGLGNISGTLVASFAWVFLLEGLRVALPPEYIEFRWVLIPLLLIVTMLVRPRGLFGMREFPFLRSKVYR, translated from the coding sequence ATGACCTTCCTGAAAAACATCGCCAAGGCGGTCCTGCCGTTCGCCGTCCTCTCGGGCCTGCTCCTGTTCCTCTCCGATCGCGAAATCCTCAACCCGTACTGGGTGCAGATCTTCCAGCACGCGTGCGTCGTGGCGATCTCCGCGCTGGGCCTGAACCTCATCTACGGGTTCACGGGGCTCTTCTCCCTGGGGCACGCCGCCTTCTACGGGGTGGGGGCGTACACGGCGGCGCTGCTGACGAAGCTGTACGTGGGCGCGTACGGGGACGAGGCGCTGCTCGCGACCGGGGCGGCGTTCCTCGGTTCCCTGCTGGCGGGGGGAGCCGCCGCGGCGCTCCTTGCGTGTCTCGTCGGCCTGCCCACGCTCCGGTTGACGTCGGACTACCTCGGCATCGCCACGCTGGGGTTCGGGGTCATCATGAAGGTCCTCTTCGACAACGCGGACTCCCTCCTGCCGCAGCTGGGAGGCGCCCGCGGGATGACCGGCATCGCGCGGCTGACCGGGATCCCGTGGGCCGTCGCCGGGCTCGTCGCGGCGATCCTGGTGATCCGCAATCTCGTCCACTCGACGTACGGGCGCGCACTCGTCGCCATCCGCGAGGACGAGGTCGCCGCCGCGGCGATGGGGGTCGACACCTTCCGGTACAAGGTGATCGGCTTCACCGCGGGATGCGCCTTCGCGGGGGTGGCGGGGGGGCTGTACGCGCACCTCTACACGTTTCTCCACCCGAGCACCTTCGACTTCCTGAAATCGTTCGACGTCCTGATGATCGTGGTGCTGGGAGGACTCGGGAACATCAGCGGGACGCTGGTGGCCTCCTTCGCCTGGGTCTTCCTCCTGGAGGGGTTGCGCGTCGCGCTCCCGCCCGAGTACATCGAGTTCCGCTGGGTCCTCATCCCCCTGCTGCTGATCGTCACCATGCTGGTCCGGCCCCGGGGTCTGTTCGGGATGCGGGAGTTCCCGTTCCTGCGGAGCAAGGTGTACCGGTGA
- a CDS encoding ABC transporter ATP-binding protein, whose product MLEVQGLTLHFGGIKALDGVDFRLGRGELAGIIGPNGSGKTTLFNVITGIYRPDRGAVSMGEGEITGLPPHEIARRGIARTFQNIRLFRELTVVDNVRVAHHAHVRYGPADALLRTGAFYREERRTREQVEEYLSIFSLQDRRKELARNLPYGDQRKLEIARALASCPRILLLDEPAAGMNPSEVGTLMEFILRIRERFSLTVLLIEHQMRLAMGVCERLIVMDFGQVIAQGHPAEIRRDPKVIEAYLGKRDDAAVKRK is encoded by the coding sequence ATCCTCGAGGTCCAGGGGCTCACCCTGCACTTCGGGGGGATCAAGGCCCTCGACGGGGTCGATTTCCGCCTCGGGCGGGGCGAGCTCGCGGGGATCATCGGCCCCAACGGGTCCGGGAAGACCACGCTGTTCAACGTGATCACCGGGATCTACCGCCCGGATCGCGGCGCCGTCTCCATGGGGGAGGGGGAGATCACGGGGCTTCCGCCGCACGAGATCGCCCGCCGCGGGATCGCGCGGACGTTCCAGAACATCCGTCTCTTCCGGGAGTTGACGGTCGTGGACAACGTGCGCGTCGCCCACCACGCGCACGTCCGGTACGGACCCGCCGACGCCCTGCTCCGGACCGGGGCGTTCTACCGGGAGGAGCGCCGGACCCGGGAGCAGGTCGAGGAGTATCTCTCGATCTTCTCCCTGCAGGACCGGCGGAAGGAGCTCGCGAGGAACCTGCCGTACGGCGATCAGCGGAAGCTGGAGATCGCCCGCGCTCTCGCGTCGTGCCCCAGGATCCTCCTGCTGGACGAGCCCGCCGCCGGGATGAACCCATCCGAGGTGGGGACGTTGATGGAGTTCATCCTCCGGATCCGGGAGCGCTTCTCCCTGACCGTGCTCCTGATCGAGCACCAGATGCGCCTGGCGATGGGGGTCTGCGAGCGGCTGATCGTGATGGACTTCGGCCAGGTGATCGCCCAGGGCCACCCCGCGGAGATCCGGAGGGACCCGAAGGTGATCGAGGCGTACCTCGGGAAACGGGATGACGCCGCCGTGAAAAGAAAGTAA
- a CDS encoding ABC transporter ATP-binding protein → MLLTVDNISVFYGAVQVLRDVSFTVGKGEIVSLIGANGAGKSTTLRALSGVVRPSAGSIVHDGVSIAGLPSHRIARLGIAHVPEGRGVFADMSVRENLEMGGYTRSSRKEVEESFERVFGLFPRLAERASQLAGTLSGGEQQMLAIGRGLVQRPDLLLLDEPSMGLSPVLVSEIFRLIEEINKAGTTILLVEQNASMALAIADRAYVLEAGEIALEGKASDLQEDPKVRAAYLGAEK, encoded by the coding sequence ATGCTGCTAACCGTCGATAATATAAGCGTATTCTACGGAGCGGTCCAGGTGCTGCGCGATGTCTCCTTCACCGTCGGGAAAGGGGAGATCGTCTCTCTCATCGGCGCGAACGGAGCGGGGAAGAGCACCACCCTGCGGGCGCTCTCCGGCGTCGTCCGTCCTTCGGCGGGGAGCATCGTGCACGACGGGGTATCGATCGCGGGCCTCCCGTCCCACCGGATCGCGCGCCTCGGGATCGCCCACGTCCCGGAGGGTCGCGGCGTCTTCGCCGACATGAGCGTCCGGGAGAACCTCGAAATGGGGGGGTACACCCGCTCCTCCAGAAAAGAGGTGGAGGAGAGCTTCGAACGGGTCTTCGGCCTGTTCCCCCGCCTGGCGGAACGCGCGAGCCAGCTCGCCGGGACCTTGTCCGGAGGCGAGCAGCAGATGCTGGCCATCGGGAGGGGTCTCGTCCAGCGGCCCGACCTGCTGCTTCTCGACGAGCCGTCCATGGGGTTGTCCCCCGTGCTGGTGAGCGAGATCTTCCGGTTGATCGAGGAGATCAACAAGGCGGGAACGACGATCCTCCTCGTCGAGCAGAACGCCTCCATGGCCCTCGCCATCGCGGACCGCGCCTACGTCCTCGAGGCGGGGGAGATCGCCCTCGAAGGGAAGGCGTCCGATCTGCAGGAAGATCCGAAGGTCCGGGCCGCCTACCTGGGAGCGGAAAAATGA
- a CDS encoding DUF523 and DUF1722 domain-containing protein, which produces MTEPIKILVSACLLGEKVRYDGGHKRDLFLNETLAPFVEWVRVCPEVDCGLPVPREAMRLVGDPKHPRLITNKTGIDHTERMERWAAARLEELSGLDLCGYICKKDSPSSGMERVKVYGGGAGAPARTGAGVFTRMFMERFPRIPVEEEGRLTDPVLREMFVERVFCLRRFRHLLARPLSRGSLVDFHTDHKLLLLSHDRGHYEEMGRLVAAAKTLPIGTLHAKYEEIFMAALSHKATPKKCADVLSHMMGYFRKMLSSTEKQEMIEVITQYRLRLVPLVVPVTLIRHYVRKYDVSYLARQVFLNPHPVELMLRNHV; this is translated from the coding sequence ATGACGGAACCGATCAAGATCCTGGTCAGCGCCTGCCTGCTCGGGGAAAAGGTACGGTACGACGGCGGGCACAAGCGGGACCTCTTCCTGAACGAGACGCTGGCCCCCTTCGTCGAGTGGGTGCGGGTCTGCCCGGAGGTCGACTGCGGGCTCCCCGTCCCGCGCGAGGCGATGCGGCTCGTCGGGGATCCGAAGCACCCCCGGCTGATCACGAACAAGACGGGGATCGACCACACGGAGCGGATGGAGCGGTGGGCGGCGGCCCGGCTCGAGGAACTGTCCGGCCTCGACCTGTGCGGCTACATCTGCAAGAAGGACTCCCCGAGTTCGGGAATGGAGCGGGTGAAGGTGTACGGCGGCGGCGCTGGAGCCCCGGCGCGGACCGGTGCCGGGGTCTTCACCCGGATGTTCATGGAGCGTTTCCCGAGGATCCCGGTGGAAGAGGAAGGGCGTCTCACCGACCCCGTCCTCCGGGAGATGTTCGTCGAGCGGGTCTTCTGCCTTCGGCGTTTTCGTCACCTGCTCGCCCGCCCGCTCTCCCGCGGGTCGCTCGTGGATTTCCACACGGACCACAAACTGCTCCTGCTCTCCCACGACCGGGGGCACTACGAGGAGATGGGCCGGCTCGTGGCCGCGGCGAAGACCCTTCCCATCGGAACACTCCATGCGAAATACGAGGAGATCTTCATGGCGGCGCTGTCGCACAAGGCGACGCCGAAGAAGTGCGCCGACGTCTTGTCGCACATGATGGGATACTTCAGAAAAATGCTGTCAAGTACCGAAAAACAAGAGATGATAGAGGTTATTACCCAGTACCGCCTTCGGCTCGTCCCCCTGGTCGTCCCCGTCACCCTGATCCGTCACTACGTCCGCAAGTACGACGTCTCCTACCTTGCCCGCCAGGTCTTCCTTAACCCTCACCCCGTGGAACTGATGCTGCGAAACCACGTATGA